The segment GTACTGGCAAAATTCTACCATATTTAGGATTTTAAAAAGATTGGTTTGAGATATTTTAATGCCAGTTAAGGCCTTATTGTtagattattattgttaattatTTCAATGCCTTCTACAACTTTTAAGAATCTGTGTAAACcctgtaaaatgagaaacagaTGACTGACACATCATCATTACATACATAAAGATATCTCCTTACTGAATGCACATAAAAAGGCATAAACAAGCATggagatttttattttgttaaaaacaGGGCTTATctgtacattaaaaacaaaaaaactgcgGCCAAATGCCACAAACGGTTTAAAAACCCAGAGAGTAACATCAACATATCAATATGTGCATCAAAATATGGCTTAACAATGCAGTTTTCAGGTCAACACATGCTTTCAAAGAGTCTAAATGGCAGGAGTCAATAAGCCcaaacatacacatgcacatgcacaatgGCTTGCATAAACAATCACAGACAAGAATGAGGGAGGTTACGTTCTACCATCAGTCTCTATCCTCTGGCCTGACTGCTAAGATTGCATggagtgtttctttttctgaaaaCAACTTTAAACACTGCGTACGCAAATACATAAAAGAACCTACATTGTCTTTCCCTGtgtaaaaaaacattgtttcgTCAGTAGGTCATCTGCTGGAGAGATAAAAAGGTCCACCAATTTAAATGACACTCCAATAGCAAACATTAAGCGGACCACTAAAAGCTGAAGTACCACCGCCCAGGGTAAAAAGGTGCTCCACTCAGTAACAGCGACAACAACAAATAATAGCAGACGAATAACATTGTCCATCTAGTTGGCTACCTCACTTGTTAGCACAGGTACTTTTATATCACCcttcagagaagaagaagaggagcgCCTGAAGAGTCTGTTTCGGTGTCGTGATGGTAGGGCGAGTAGGCTGTGGCGGTGCTGGAGGAGTACgctgtgagagaaagagatttATTTAACGTGCTGAAAACAAAAAGCCATCATGGTAGATGTTACATTTCATGCACAAAAGTTTAACCCAGGACGCTGACACATTCCCAGGCCGCGATGTGAAAGTTGTGGAAACACAATGTGGTGTACCCTCATTCAAAGACATGTAACAGGACACTCCGTCCTTGTAACCGCCTCTCCGCAGAACAACgacaacaccaaaaaaaaacaaaaaaaaaacgctgcTGCACGGTAATTCATCTGTAACCCAAGTTGTTCTCTAAAATTACATAATAAACCAGGGGACATTATGTGGCATATATTTAATGCGACTCGATCCGCTGCTGTGGCAGGTGGTGTAGCATGACCACTGAGCTGGAGGGGAGAATGAGGCAGATTGATGGGTGGGTGTAAGGTGGCagatgaggagggaggaggcagcTAATGAGCAGGGAATTGTAATATGCAGAGAAAGGGGCAGGAATGCAGGGCTTTCACTGGTTGAAAAGTGGTATGTTACTGGAAAGTAGAGAGGAGGTGAGAACAtgcctgcagctgcagcaggtacAATGGACTGCAAAGACCTGAGCCCCGCACACTGATTCACAGGGGCAGTAATTACACTTCAATGACCAGGGAAAATACAGACTGTGTCTCCATCAGCACGAAATGTacaattaataataaatgtgcaatatctgtaacaaccaatcacatgcATGTACACTCTGGTGCTGACTGTTTTTGGATTTTATCCAACTCttaaggttcagtgtgtaggatttagtgggatatattggcagaaattaaataaaataagtgtattttcttTGTGCATGATCACCTgtaaataagaatcattgtgtttttattaacttagaatgagctgttgtCCTTGTCCACTGAGTCcgtcatgttgcactgccatgtttgtaCTGTAGCCTGAAACAAAACTAGCTCTacatagggccatttgcgtttttacattggccaccgtagttagcagcccctctgccacaagccaaacagcataggaaaaacactgatttttaacgtttaactgcttttttcagtgttttaccagttttaatcacctggtccgtctgttttggagaggaggagacctccgtggataattcggctcctgttaaaaacctcatgaacatctggatcttgaGTTATCAGAGAAGAAAGGTGAGCACAACTTAACAAGTGCTTGGCTAGCGCACCGTCTGCGACAGACCAAACAGTGTCGGAGAaatactgatttgtaacatgcaGCTGCTTTTAAGCGTTTttattaggggtgggaatcaccagcagccccacgatacaatattatcacaatacttaagtcacgatacaatattactgtgattttaacATGTATGATACCCAATAACATAtactgtgatttattaccttttccaaatgcagtaaaATAAAGGTTCCAGTCTGTTAATCTCACTTCGTTCATTTCAACTGCAAGATGAttcaattgattttattattctagtaggctaccagAAGTGTCATTTGTACTGTCAATAATAATTTGTATAATATGTGTATTGATACGAtattgtcacacaaaaatattgcgatactatgctgtatcaatttttccccccacccctaGTTTTTACCGATTTAATTCACCaggcctgtttgttttggagaggacgaCACATCTGTGGATAactcggctcccagtaaaaacttcCTAAACAATGACAACAGAGGGAATCCTAACCCTTCATTAACTCATAATATGGGCATTTACATCCacctgaatgaaaacacagtgtaTCTGTGCATCAGTTATGGAAAATTCCCACATGTACTCACTTCTCCCGCTGTAATGTCTCATTTTTCTTGCCAGCTCGTCTGAAGGCGTCTGCTCTGACACTTTCACCTCTGGAACTGTTGCCGGggaggaaaaagacaaaatgagcaCCAGCAGACAAAAAGCGTCAACAGACATTAATAAACTCTCCTTTCAGAATTAATCCAGTCATCTCGGCTATGTGTGTTTTACAAGACGGTGTGTACTTGTGTCAACTTGCCTCAGATTAGCCAATTATTGTTAGGTCATTGCCTGTGAAATGTCTGGCTTATTAGGGCTTACAAACTATGAGCCAAACAAAAGCAGCGTTCCAACAGACACTATGAGTCATTCAGGGAAGACAGGTGAGGTGATTGGTATATTTGGTATGCTGCAGccagatggagaaaaaaagttgtCATGTGGtatcatttaaatatttatacagCAGTAATTATTAATGTTACATGGCATTCTTACAGTCACTGCTCATTAAAGTGTGGGTCATGGTCTCGTTGCCACTGTCAGGGAGCGTCCCATCGTTCCTCCCGTTGGCTCGCTGTCCTGTTGACTGATGGCCCGCTTTTCTCTTTCCCTTGCGCGTGCTGATGCGGATGACCCCGTGCACCAGCTTGCACTCGGCCTCCTGCTCCTCCAGGTTGTAGTCCTGAGCGATGCTGTAGATGAGCTCGCTGATCTCGTTGGTCTTGCGGGAGAACGAGGAGTCGGAGGTGCACTTGGCCAGCTGGTCAATCTGGTGCAGGGCGTAGAGCTCCAGCAGCTTCTTGGTGATAAGAGAGTCAATGTCTGTGCCCGTGTCACTCACCTCATCTAAGTCATAGTCCTCACGGGATATCAGGCTGGTGTTACTGACAGGCCGCTCGCTTTCCCCCTTGCCAGGCGTGCGGGTTCGTCTGGGGGCAGCAACTGGATACCTTACTGTCTTACCTGCGATGCGCACATCTGGGTAGCGGAAGCTGTCACTCATGGGCAGCTTGGAGGTTTTGGTGGACTTGTTTGACTCCACAGGGATGTTACAAGTGGGGTTGGTTATAGCCATGCCATTAGGAGGGTGAGGCTCGCTGCCTGTTTTAGGGTGATGGTCTGTGGAGCTCTCGTTAACAGGCAGGCAGGGCTCCCGGCTGCCATAAAATCCACAGGTCAGTACACAGCAGATAAGAGCCTTACAGCCACTCCAGCCCATGGAGGCACAGGAGCCACAGGCATGTCTGCTGGTGGGCGTGCTGTCTGCTGACCCAGGAATAAATCCTATAGTCTCTGAGCCCCTACCCGTGCCATTTCGCGGGTGGCCCCTGCTGCGACCATACTTGTTCTCTGAATACCGGGAGTGGTCAGTGTGGTGCTCATGATGCTCCCCATGAGGATCCTTGTAGGAGTCTTGGCTGGCCGTGCTCTCCCTGGATATAGTCCGGGTCGCTCTGTGCTTTTCAGccctggagctggagctgtggTGTTTGTGGTGGCGGGACGTCTGGGGAGCCCCTGTGCTGTGGCCAGGCATGGCTCAGAATACCTGGGACCTGGAGTAGGAGAAGCATATTTAGAAATAATAACCAGGTGGAAACCTCCCCTTTTTGTGTTGCCACACAGGCTTGCAGCACGAAACTCACCATGACACATTAAAAGTAGCCCGCATTAAAGAGTCAAGAGGTAAACACTTTGCTGCCAGTAAGGCAACCTCCCCGGAAATTCTGAGAATGTAAATAAAACTGAGTGCATTGATTGTTGGCCTGATAATAATTTGGCCCATTTCGCTCGCGCCCTTAAAGCTTGTTTGGCCTACAGTGCAGAAAACACCTCTCACCAAAACTCATTCAACTTTTACCCGTTTTTAATTTCACCTACAAAACCTTTACTCACCGCATATGAGGAAACACTTGTGATTGTTATCCCAGAGAACTTGCTTGGCGAGCAAACCGCGGAAGTCTCTCACAGAAAACTTCTGCTAGCGCTtcaaacagagaaagaaagacggATTTTGTCCGCCCACAGATTCCCAGGTGACTTTACTTCCACGTAACGTCAAACTTTGCAAACCTAAAGTCGGCTGCCTCGACCGACCAGCACAGCTCGGCTCATTCGTGTCgtctctcttttttcttgtgTCCGTAAAACGCAGTCTTCTGTTGCCGTGAGTCTCCCAATGTTTGGCTATTACCTGCGGCTACAGCTAATCCCAGAATCCTACACCCACCCACAGGTGAGTGGTGACGTCACGCGAGGCGGATATAAAAGCACAgaagaaggaaagagaaaaaaggagagaggaggaaaagacgcaaaaaataaataaataaataaaagaagacctgaaatttaaaaaatgaaaaataaaatgtgtaatagaataagaaaaaaaggaaaagtgacACCTCTGATCATCTGTCAGATTATAATTTGCCACTAGGTGATGCAACACGACTAATAAACTGTTAAATCCTGCACTTTACATTGTTACAAGTTCTTCatttgtgcacacacatgctgtgaaaacacacacacacacacacacacacacacacacacacaatgcacacaaaggtgcactgcagctgcagagCCAGCAGGTGTTTTCCAAGCAATATCTTTCATTCTGCCCTATTTTTCTCTCCATGGAAACACTTAATCACCCACTCTTTGGATTGAAATAGTAGGGCCACCTCACCTGGAGAGAAAATATGTGTCTGCGTGTGCAGCGTGGTGTCTTGTGGTTTCACTGACGTCACAACAAAACAGGGGCACGATAATAAAAGTTTATTATATTCATAATGAATGTAAATACAGATTTCACATCACACAGGAGCTCTAGTATCTATTCATTTGAATATTGTAATACAGATCATATTATGGATTCTAGCACAATAAAGATACATTAATAATTGAATTAAAGATTGAGTACCTAATATAAAATTTACTGGGTGTCAACATGCATTTTTTCAAGCCATTGAACTATATGTCACTTATCTTTCTGGCAGTCTTCTGCAGTATGTTAAGATATTTTAAGTCAAGATACTAATAGCAAAAGGCAAACAAACCACaactgacaggaaatgagatGCAGGCTGTCTAGTCCGTTTTCAGTCTAACCTATCATGATTTATATTCCtataaaatgtataataaacatacattattattacaggaatacttcaccccccataTGATAATCTatgtatcaattactcaccccgtgtaatgttgaatttgtgaagaaaacttttctcgcatgcctctacagtgaacgaagaatccaaaaacagcattaattcttgatgaactgacaTCATAGGGGGCcatgttaaacaacagcaaaactatatcaaaacgtgtgtttacaaactctaacgcaactcctgcagtataacgTAAGTCTCATTTTTCCACTCATATGCTTGGTACTTCCCAAACATGTACACTTTTACTAAAACCTTATTATTCAAAACACTTACAAAGTCTCATGCACGGATGAAGAGCCCACCTGTGCTGTTTATGCTGAAGTGTTTTTAATTGTAAGGTTTTGGTAAAAATGCACACGTTTGGGAAGTCctgagcatacaactgaataaatatgacttggattatactgcacgagttgtgttgagagtttgtaaatggatgctttgatgtagttttgctgttacgAAACCCCtaagacttttctgtttttggattcttcgtttacCATGGAGGCAATCCAACCTAACATGAGGTGAGtcattaatatacaaatggtcattttagaGATGGAGTGTTCTTCTAAGGTAAATTTATAAACACAAGTGCCTCAACAACACAAAGGCACTTTTAAAGTGAGATTTGTAGGTTGTAACTGCATTATGTACAGGAGGCTCAAAAACATGACTTGGAAATCTACCGGCATAAACTATACACATCTACATCGTTTTCAAATGATTCTAGCTTCATTAAAGGATCATAGGTTCAAAGGTGGAGATGTTTTCAGCTGTTTGACATGTTTTTCTGGAGGAACAATACAGGTGTCACTTGGCAGCTGCTGTGACAAAGGTAATCCTAAGTGCCCTCGTGCCCCGCTGCCACCATTATTTGCGGCGATGTGCCCCAGCCGAGGGTCTGAGTCAATCTCATATCGGTAGTGATACCCCTCCAGAACGTCCTGACACGCATCTCTCATATCAGTGATCCATTTCTTCATACCCTTGCGGTTCAGGTAGAGAACAAAGAGAAAGACCATGCCCACAAAGCCCAGCACCAGCCCTAGGAAGACATATGATGTCTGCAGGGTGAGGTCCGTCACCTCTGCTTGGACTGGAACAACACATCCAATAGCCTGGATGCTTAGTCCTCGCAGTCGGGTGTTGCTTAACCCTCTCGGCGAGGCACACCTCACAGCGTCCACATCCACCTGGGCTCTTGATTCATTCAGCCAGGCCACAAAATTTCTGATCTCACAGGAGCAGGTGTAGGGATTGTCACCAAGAAAGATTCGGATGTTCCCAAGCTTCTCCAGCTCTTGTAGAGCATCAGCCCTGAAGGTCATGAAGGCGTTGCGAGTAAGGTCCAGCACCTCCAGGTGGCTCATTCCAGAGAAGGTTCCACTGTAGACAGCCATCAGAGAGTTGTTAGTGAGGAAGAGCTGCTGCAGGTTGGGAAGGTGAGAGAACATCCCCGGGGGCAGGAGGGCGAGGTGGTTCCCAGAGAGGTCTAGGCGGAGGAGCCCCCTGAGGCCGCCCCAGCGTAGAGCTGTGGTGAGGTCCGTCAGGGCTGTGAAGTTGTACAGCGAGCGGCTCAGGTTGAGCTCCTGGAGGGGACTGCCAGGTATGCTGAGAGCTTCTGGATGAATGAGGGCCAGGTGGTTCTCACTGAGGTCCAGGAAGCGCAAGTTGATGAGGGAAGAGAAGCTGTGAGACGCCATCTCTGTAATCCTGTGAAGACGACTAACACTGTCACATATGTACTTAGACATTTAGTATTAATTTCATGCTCGGATGCAACGCACTGTCCTGtcaaagtaaacaaataaaaagaaaacacattcagaGAAATaaattttacatatttattagATACACATCAAGAAAGTTAGTCATATTATTCAAATATAGCTCAAAAtacatgaatgaaacaacaaaacaaacactgacattcTCACCTATTATTGCTTAAAATGATGTTGCTGACATTCTCCAGCTCTGTAAACGAATCAGGTCCAATGTGATGTATATTATTCCCTGTGATGATGACAGTCTTTGCATATCCTGGGATACTCTGTGGCACCGTGAGCAGATCCTTAGAAACACATTTCACTGTGCGAGTGACGGCAAAACACTCACAGACAAAAGGACACTCCAAACACTGGTACGGTGCACAGAGAAGGATTCCCAGAAACACCCAgactgcaaaaacacacatcGCTAAATAACAGTcagttaaaaataaagatacaaaaaatgacttgaaatacagcagaaaaaaataggGAGTCAAATTCTAAACACAGCTTATCGAATGCTGCCGAGGCGGCAAAGAGCACTCCGAGATCAGCCCCTCAACATCTGCTCTAGTCTGGGAATAAAGGTTCCTGTGAACTGATGGTAGTTCATATCACAAGTAGAATCTGCTGGATGAAAAAGGTACGTGGTTCCCTTAAAGGTACAGAGGACGATTAGGGCATCCACAGCAGGTGACCTACACCACAGTCTGCCAGGGGAGACTGAAAAGGCTTTGTATAAAGCACAGACCAAAATAAAGTTACACAAACATCAAACTGAACAAGatatacaataataaataatactCTTTTAGGTACATAGAATCAAAAACTAATCAATTCATAATGTAACGTCGTATTGCTCATCACTAGAGTTATAGTAATGTTCCAGCATGAGGATGCACAGTTAGTAAGCATTCAAATTCTGTCTGAAGAAATGCAAACAATACACTCATGTCAAAGAAAACACTTCACAGGTTTGACTTACACACCCGAGCAAAGAGGACTGAGGGGAGGAAGGCGTTTTTACAGCACAATAACACTATTTTTCACATGTGGGTCCTTGATCTTTCCTATCTTTGGTAGCGGCTCATATCTCTAGACAAATAATTGATGAATACTTTCACCATTAAGATTCCATGATCCATTCTGTAGTGATTCATCACTGAAATGTACATTAGCCATTGCGGGAACACATTCATCACTGCCATTCTTAGAAAAAGTACATCCCCGAATTCAACAGTATTGCTCTACTGTGGTGCAATACTCTTGTAGTACTCTCAATAAGCAAAACACAAGCTCAGAACCCACTGTGTGAAAAACAGTAATGGTGAACTTTGAAGATACCATAACTTACTCAGCTGACTAAATCATAAAtagtaaagaaataaaaattctTGACAGCTTCTACAGTATTGATTTCAAAACTAACTACACACCAGCAGATAGGCTTTGCCTTTACAGGAACACTTTGCCCACAAAATGGTCATTTGTATATCCCTTACTCgccctgtgttaccttgaatttgtggaaaaaatgtatcttttcttgtacagtaggcgtagaatccaaaaacaaactTTCACGCAATTTGTGCTGTACTtctaaaacatgtatttttgctgAAACATTTCTATTTAAAGTCCCcatgaaatggaaaaaacattttcccagttttaatcctgtgtctcagtgttaaatgatcatttttctCATATGCCAAATATGTGTAAAAATCattatcagtgtttttaaatcaaaatccCTGTTTTTTATCTTATGAACAACCAGGTAAAACAGTTTAATGACTCATCCTGCATTCAAGGGCGTTTACAAAAGTTCAACCAGTCCAATGAAATTTTGAGCAACTAGCTAACCACGCTATACCGTACATCAATGTTTGTGGGTTGCAGTAGCTAACAGAGCAATATGgagagagatagaaagagaTGTGTGTTGGGATATCAGTGGGCaaaacctttgttttcatttccaaagCAATATGGCTGATTCATCCATTCACTCGTCCCCTTCCTGATCTAACAGTGAGGGAAGTCTTTGTGTGGAGTCAACAGTTCACTCAATAGCGGACTCCGCTGCAGCTCCCTAACGTGCTAAACTCTAAGCCTGCCCACTTTTTAGCAGTCCAATACAATTCGAAATATTTGACTTAAATCCATCTTGCAACTGTATGCTGCTTAAATTTTCCGTTTGACTGTGACATACAACACACTACAGAAGCTAAAAAACTCTAACTTCTCTTTCGCGGGGACTTTAAAGCACTTCTGGCTAAGAGTAGCGTGCATGGACAAGCTTTGTGTTTGCATTCTGCTCAAGTATTTCATTCAGTTGCAGAGGTGTGCAACTTGTttgtgcatgagactgtttatgtggATTATTAAAGTATTACAACTGAATAAACTTGGACTTGGATGGATGAAACTGcacaagctgtgtgagagtttgtaaatggatgattTGATATAATTTGGCTGTTGTTAAAAGCAGCCCCACTTTACTTTAATTCCTCAAGAATGTTcaccatttttggattcttcgttcaccgtggaggcatgcaagaaaaacaaagttttcttcattaaTTCAACTTAACACTGGGTgggtaactgatatacaaatggtcattttgtgggtgaagcattcctttaaatAGCCTCCTAGAGACTACATCACCAACACACAAGGAAATCCTTCATTTGGAATTTTTTGTACAAACAAACGTCCTGtcaaaacatcatcatcatcattcaaGTCAACAGCCGGTGACAATGTATTAAGTATAACCAAAGTCTTTGAGTCATCCTGTTGGACTGCTCGCTCCACTACTGCAGGTTAAATGTTAGGATGAATGTGCCGAGGACTCCGCAGAGCATGAAGAAGGGTAGCCAGGTCTTGAGGAAAGCTGCCCAgctgaaggagacagagagggtaATGTGTGTTAGAGGTATCACCAACACCTGGATATTCTGAGTGTGTTTTGGACAGACAAGGACGTGTGAGGTGTGTTGAAGTATCACATGGTGCATTGTCTTTACTCCCACAGGCCCACAGCTCCCCTCACTCCCCCTGAGTGCAGTCCAGCTTCCGTCCTACTGTCCTTTCAACCCAGCCGGCACAGGGAGCCCCACCGGAGGGGTGACCTTCAGTGGTGACACAGAGGGGAGCGCTGCTGTCAGTGATGAATTACACAACTCCCCTTCTGTTTAAAAGACTCCTGTGCCATGGGAGTGTATGTGCAAAGGCAGCACAAACTGTGACGTCTCTATGTGGGTCAGTAGAGAATAATGAGGGGGGTTCTCTGTGCCATATgtctcttaaagggatagtttggatatCTTTGGgtggggttgtgtgaggtacttattcacagtcagtgtattacctacagtctATGACAAACAAACAGGCTGGAGTACAGGCACAAAAGCTGAGTAACACAATGCTTTGGATGAGGGCAGCAGcaatttgtgtgtaaaatatgttttagcCACCCAAAAAAGGCCCAccttagtttgtttgtgttattgtgtgactttggtgaatccgtaCTAACTCTTTAGAACACCAAAGATGCAcaacacaaactaacaaaccaactgaggcagctgtagaccagcaactcctgtgttttgCAAGGTAAAAATACTATTTTTCTGAAGGGAGTCTGACTATGAGGAGAGCATAGATAACGGCTTCCCCGTGAGAGAGGGCAGCCTGACAGCAAGGctaagtggtgaaaatattctgaatatAGTGTACATTTAAACAGACATTGATTTTGTTAAGGTGGGCCTTTTTCTAGATGGTAAAATACTTTTTGCCTCCccttgtccacagcagtactttgcttagcttccatggtgGTACTCcagtatgtaatacactgattaTAGATAAGTAtcttaagccccatttccaccgagcagtacatCCTTATCTTTAAACGTTTACACCAATACATTAATTttgaccagattatgtgaacagCATTATATCTCAAGCCTctcttggaggaaaaaaaagtgttgcggAGCATCGTTCCCGTGGGCTTCGGCAAAACTCTTGGGCTTGCCCAAGGAGGACTAAATGCAcgaacctgctatttttaaatatccactcaagagagactctcactgcagcctgtttattttgttctgaaaatgtcggtaTGCCACCccattctgtggacaataaacgagATGCAGACTGAtcaaggaggaaatacagtgagcgCTGGACAAAGCAGTGAGAGACAACAACctcgcccacatttaagagtactgctTGCTGTGGACATGCTAAATGGACCATAGTGAAAGTGTTTGGAGGAAACGGGGCTTtgtacaaccccacttcaaaaatcttaactatccctttaatgctcACAAGCATCCATCAGCAGAGCAATTTGGAACGGCTGTGTACATGTTAGCTAACTTGTGGTTGGGCTACTGCTTCTCTTGTCTTGTCTGTATATATgactgctgctactactactgcatgtctgtctgtcctggaagaggaaaCCTGCCTGCGTCGctatcttttttccccatttcccatttttaaaaaaatgtctccaAGTTTCTCCTTACCCAAATCTGGGATCTGAGGATAGAGGGTATCTGCTGTTGCAGCGTGTATGTGTTGTACAGGTTGAAAAGCAGTTTGATGCAAATTTGTGTTACGTAATTTTGGgctgtttaaataaatattgacTTGATTTGACAAACCAAAGCCGTGTTATGTCACAAACAGcgcaaacaaaagcaaagagaTAGTTTATCATAGAGGTGTTTCAGCCGTGACTCAGATGGTAGAGAGGGTTAAGCCATCAAGGTTGGTGGTTCAGTCCTAGGCTGCTTCAGTCCACATGTACAAGTGTCTCTGACAAAGGCATTTAACACCATAAGAGTCCGTCAAATCATTGTAGTGTAATTACAATGTTATGGGAGCTAAATCTGTCAAATGTTAACAAGGTGATTGCTGTTTTATCAGATTAGATAAGGTGTTCAGACATAGCAACATGCACTGAAAACCCATGAACAAGATGTTAACAGTTCTTAATCGTAAAACAAATGGCAGAATGGGGCTAAAATACTCACCTCACATGTTTCCCACGAATAAAAGACAGCACACACAGGTTCACCATGTTCCAAGACGAGCTGTTGTCGTAGTGCATAAGGTTGAGGGCCATGGCAACGTGGGAATGGCAGTTATCTAAGCACAGATTATGCttcaataaaacagaaaaaaaacagttattacTACAtgaataatgacaataatgtgGAAATATGTGCATTAGAAATCCTAAATATCATCTTACCGGCCTACATTTGTATTCCTCAGATGCATCATGCACTGCTTTGTCCCATGTAGCAACACCGTTGCCACACACTTTGTCCACATCAAGCTTCCAGTACCTGCAATATTAGTGAACAGTCAATGAGTTCATTTGACCTATTTGTTGAAATACCATTAAACTATTAATACacaatattttcattatcacaCTTACTTTGTTGGTCTGCCAAAACCCATGTTGTCCTCCTGGAGAGAAagtcacattttaaaacattttatgaatCATA is part of the Epinephelus fuscoguttatus linkage group LG8, E.fuscoguttatus.final_Chr_v1 genome and harbors:
- the kdf1a gene encoding keratinocyte differentiation factor 1, translating into MPGHSTGAPQTSRHHKHHSSSSRAEKHRATRTISRESTASQDSYKDPHGEHHEHHTDHSRYSENKYGRSRGHPRNGTGRGSETIGFIPGSADSTPTSRHACGSCASMGWSGCKALICCVLTCGFYGSREPCLPVNESSTDHHPKTGSEPHPPNGMAITNPTCNIPVESNKSTKTSKLPMSDSFRYPDVRIAGKTVRYPVAAPRRTRTPGKGESERPVSNTSLISREDYDLDEVSDTGTDIDSLITKKLLELYALHQIDQLAKCTSDSSFSRKTNEISELIYSIAQDYNLEEQEAECKLVHGVIRISTRKGKRKAGHQSTGQRANGRNDGTLPDSGNETMTHTLMSSDFPEVKVSEQTPSDELARKMRHYSGRTYSSSTATAYSPYHHDTETDSSGAPLLLL
- the LOC125893560 gene encoding trophoblast glycoprotein-like — its product is MCVFAVWVFLGILLCAPYQCLECPFVCECFAVTRTVKCVSKDLLTVPQSIPGYAKTVIITGNNIHHIGPDSFTELENVSNIILSNNRITEMASHSFSSLINLRFLDLSENHLALIHPEALSIPGSPLQELNLSRSLYNFTALTDLTTALRWGGLRGLLRLDLSGNHLALLPPGMFSHLPNLQQLFLTNNSLMAVYSGTFSGMSHLEVLDLTRNAFMTFRADALQELEKLGNIRIFLGDNPYTCSCEIRNFVAWLNESRAQVDVDAVRCASPRGLSNTRLRGLSIQAIGCVVPVQAEVTDLTLQTSYVFLGLVLGFVGMVFLFVLYLNRKGMKKWITDMRDACQDVLEGYHYRYEIDSDPRLGHIAANNGGSGARGHLGLPLSQQLPSDTCIVPPEKHVKQLKTSPPLNL
- the LOC125893561 gene encoding transmembrane protein 222-like; protein product: MSFQAVMAEVDETDIMMSYHGDFIKSDRKSTRYPFCIVWTPIPILSWVLPFIGHMGICTSSGVIRDFAGSYFVSEDNMGFGRPTKYWKLDVDKVCGNGVATWDKAVHDASEEYKCRPHNLCLDNCHSHVAMALNLMHYDNSSSWNMVNLCVLSFIRGKHVSWAAFLKTWLPFFMLCGVLGTFILTFNLQ